The Notolabrus celidotus isolate fNotCel1 chromosome 6, fNotCel1.pri, whole genome shotgun sequence nucleotide sequence catttcatctgaTGCTGCAATCCAGGCCCGCTCACCCTGTCAGGTGTCATGAATGGAGAAACTGGaagtgcagatttaaaataaaaggttttaataaacaaaacttactaaaaacGTCAAAGAGTCAAATCCAGataaaacacaggagagacgaacaatgatccaacacaggacgggggaaacagaggaactgaacacacacagtgattaacacaggtgtggacacaggacacaggtgagactaagcAGGCtcatcaaaaaaggagggaaacacacaaggacaggaagtaacactaaactggaaacacagggagcaagaactacaaaataaaacaggaaacacaagaaaatacaacaagagacgaggatcactaaacacacaagagggAGACGAAGGAGAACtaatacagaacaaacacagggaggaaccaaggcatgaaacacaaggacaacacTAAACTAAGCATCAAGTCATGACATCAGGATTCTAACTCACATAATCACCAACTCACTGAACATTATCCCTGACTGAAGAACtaaagaaccaaaccagactcagagaaaacttcactttagtttatttgaaaaatcaaGACAAGAAAACGACTTTTTCATTCACACCGTTCATCAGTAACATGTCCCAGAATTCAACACTtctcatattttcatatttacagattctatttacaaaaacaatcctTTATCTGTCAAGAAGAGGTGTAACTGTGGTCATGGTCACCTGAAATCTTGTGCATGTCACCTCCTCTACAGTAAACAGCACGCTGCTGTTAACACCAACTCTCTGCAGACGCTCACAATTTGACTCTAACAGTTAtaaaactcagattataattttaatctcatgaaagaaatgtttgtcTTCAAGGAGTGAGCATGCTGTCAGCAGGATGAAACACATCAAGGGTCATATTCAGGAACTAAAGGACACCTTAAAGGCCTTAAAGACATTTGTGATGATGGACACCTCTTCAGGTGTTCTCTTTGACATCAACCTTTCTCTGAAACTCAGTGGTTGCTCTCCTCAGTTTAGTTGACAGGAGAGAtgatcagaggagcagagttttTACCTCCATCATTAAGACAGGGACTAAAGAATGGGTAGAGTTTCTCAGTGAAGGAGCAGCCAGTGAAGGAGtagatcagagctgcagcatcaaCGTCATAAAAGGAGACCAGACCCTCCTCATAGTCCACAAACACCCCCACCTTCTCAGgatcagactgcagagagagacagactggaGGATGAGCAAGAGCTTTGTACACATTTTTGTCCCTCAAACATATCGTCCAGAAACCATTCTGAGGACTCAGTGTGATTGGTCCCTTCCTATTGATCGACTCTCTGGCCACTCCTAAAGCCCACCAAGTCTTCCCTTTAACCTGAACCTCGAAGTAAAATCTGCCTGAAGAGAAACTCTGCTTTGAGAAGACCATAGCACAACGATCAAATCTCTCTGGATTGTCTGGGAGAATCTTTCTCACATCACTGTCATGAACTTGTTTTCCATCATCAGACAGGATGAGTTTAGGATGTGCTGTATCAGGATCCAGAGTCAGATCCACCTCATACTGCTGGACTCTCTTCAGCTCGGCCTCATAGATCAGCTTCTTCATCTGTTCCctgagcgtctcctccagctgcttcacagcTCTCACCACAGTCCCCTCATATGAAGGTGGATGGACTCTGACTCCAGTCCAGTTCTTGGTGGGTGGAGCAGCGTTCAGGGCCGtgatgttttggaggaggtggaggtggtcttCAGAGCGTGAGAGCTTCTTCACTTCAGAGCTTCTCTTCTCCAGCTCAGAGATTTCCTGTTGCAGCTCTTTGATGAAGCCTTCAGCCtgttcctccgtctctctctgcttctctttgatcGTGTCCGTCAGATTATTTAGGCGTCTCTCAACAGTCTCCATCAGAGCGCTGAAGACCTGAACACCTTctgccatctctctgtctgcattctTCTTGCTGAGCtccactgactgtttgaactctTCAAGCTTCAGTcgtctcttctggatcatctgctgaatttcagcctctgtcttccCCAGCTCGGCCTTCTTTCCTTCATATCCTTCTCTCAGAGGAACAACATCATGTGTCTTGTGGTCTGTAACGCTGCACAGCGCGCAGACACACATCTGGTCGTTCTTACAGAACAGCTCCAGCAGTTTGTCGTGCTTCTCACACATCCTGCCTTCCAGGTTCTCCACAGGGTCGATCAGCTGATGTCTCTTCAGACGTGAAGCTGTCAGGTGAGGCTCCAGGTGAGTCTCACAGTAAGAAACCAGACACACCAGGCAGGACTTCAGGGCCTTCAGTTTGGTTCCAGTGCAGGCATCACAGGGAACTTCTCCTAGTTTGGAAACTTGttgctctgagctgctgctgctggcttcctGTTGAGCTTTCTGTCTGAACTGAGCAGCCATCTCAGAGATGAAGGTGTTGACCTTCAGCTCAGGTCTTTTGTAGAAAACCTCTTTACAGTTTGGACAATCATGCGGGACTTTAACATCCCAGTGATTAATGATGCAGCTTTTACAGAAGTTGTGTCCACATGGTGTGCTGACAggatcagtgaacacatccagacagatggagcaCAGGAACTGATCTTCAGTCAGCAGACAGCTGGCAGCAGACATTTCTACAACCtgaggacaaaaagagaggaagaataaaaacaaagtatgagAAGTGGAACATAGAAAGTGTCACCATTACAGGATATCATCAACAAGTCACAGACTTAAATAGTAAACGGACTAAAAACTAGCCGATCACTCATTCCTGTTCTACATATCCCGTTAATACGGCTCGTCTACTCATCAACACAAAAGTTAAATCAGTGAAAATTAAACTTGATGCTACAAAAttatggggcgctgtttgtaaagttgtgcacactgaaaataacaaagactCTCCACATGaagtgatacagacttagcttgtccgttccatagactgggtcagtctCTGAGCGTTGTTTGGTTCAGTGTGAATTAGTATGGGGTGCCGTTAGTACCAAAATaagagcttcataaagcgatacagatatcccgaCCACATTCTGTCAGCACTGACTCCTTCTAGGTTATAGTCGGACttcctgctgtaaaaatgttagaaaggcagttttggagttcatcaagagatttcacaacgctcagagacagaactgacccagtctgtgGAACGGACAAGATAAGTCTGTATCACTTCATGTGGAGagtctttgttattttcagtgagcacaactttacaaacggcgccccataattTTGTGGCATCAGTTTAATTTTCACTGATTTAACTTTTGTGTTGATTGGAAGTTTCTTTGCAGTtgtttatgaagcttttattttggtatttctgctaggcgtcagtgtgaatttgcatatcagttaaatatttaggatcaggaacaacatttaacatttagatttaacatttataattaactatcaacatttagatttaacattaaaaatttagatttaacattaaaactttagatttaacatttagaattaactTTTTAACTTTAGATTGATATtggacatttaatatttatatttaaaattaatatctagctttaacatttagatttaactatCAACATTTAGagtaacatttagaattaaagccgcaagcggcgatgaacgggccctcgcacacccgcggccgccgcctacgcgagccgccgccacatgtaaaccattgcctgatatttgccatcacatgatgcgaaagcaagatctgagagtatatacggcctcaggtggtgcaaatgttccaagtttttggcagattgccaagaaaatctcaaaacttgacagtgtgccacgcccacaattttagtgtgaacagaattcctttaacaataatttatattaaagtcacaaaaatcaatttttggAGGGGTTTTTTTTATGGCCGGCCCAAAAATTTGCCACGCCTACATCTTTTGTCTGaatggaatgcctttactttgtattgatcgtcaatgggtttactgtagaatgtgcctagtttggacagaattggagaaaaactctaggagtagctctcaaaagtatgcacccttattttgccctgtttttcacattcagagctgtatgtgcgtttcatgccccgcctcaacgcatgctacgcccacaatttttgtctgaacacaattcctttaacactaatgtaatcgtcaatatgtctgctatacaatgtgctttatttgaattgaatcggagaaaaactctaggaggagctctcaaaagtatgcacccttatttgggcgtcattcaaagctgtgtgtgcgtttgatgccccgctgCGAcggctgccacgcccacataaaaaaaaaaaaaattggctgGATAAATGTTTCTCGAAAAattgtctactataggttgcccttggtttggagtgAATCAAAGAAAATCTGTGGAGCGCAACTACGTTTGAGTGCACCCTTATGCTACCTGCGTTTTTTATgatcaaagctaggtggcgctcttcctgttgagtttgggatatgggtgcaagaggcttttttgtgcggcaTGATGTCCTGAATATGCGTACAATTTTTCaggcatgtagctcaaaataacccctatggggagttGTTTTTGAAACCTGTAGGGGGCAccagtgagcacattttttttcttttttttgggaaacccataaaatgtcacaattttTCCATGGACTGACGAGTGAGTTGGATGTCGTGAAATTATGTGcatattaaagtcacaaaaatcaaattTTCACCGGTGGCCACcggcggtgctcgggccctaattagcatttagatttaacattgattgtaacttaaatatattttccacaacaaattaaatgtgaagaaaatcacaaatatttctctaaatgtgaaaaaaagggacTTGATTCATTTTGGTAGTTCTTCTAGGCGTCAGTGTGAATTTTCGTATTggttaaatatttaggatcacagagcaacatttaaaatttagattgaataattagatttaacattgaacatttagatttaacatttagaattaacatttagatctatatttaacaatttatatttacatataaaattaacatttaggtttaacatataggtttaacatttagatttaacatttgaaatttatatttatatttagcattttttagcatttaacattgattgtaacttgaatatatttttcacaacaaattaaatgtgaagaaaatcacaaatatttctctaaatgtgaaaaaaagtgactttttatttttctttgaggttttggaactaaatgtggagaattgttgatgttattttcagtgagcacaactttacaaacagttcCCCATACACAATCACATGAACACAATGGTAGGACTCTTCACATCAGGAGTGTGGGACATAAAGTCCTGCAAGCCAAATCCAGGAGCAGAACCACTTTGATCCAAACTTCTTCTGAAGAACCAAAACAGCAGTCAGGGAGTGATAGCAGGCCACGCAATAACCAGGGCCTGACTGTCCAACACTCATGCAGCACAGCCTCGGAGCATCAGAAGGAGGGCCCCAACCCAACCACCAGAGAACTCTGGATcggaccagaaccagcctccagaccagagaactctggaccggaccagaaccagcctccagcctagagaactctggaccggaccagaaccagcctccagcctagagaactctggaccggaccagaaccagcctccagcctagagaactctggaccggaccagaaccagcctcaagaccagagaactctggaccggaccagaaccagcctccagCCTAGAGAACTCTGGACtggaccagaaccagcctccagaccagagaactctggaccggaccagaaccagcctccagCCTAGAGAACTCTGGACtggaccagaaccagcctcaagaccagagaactctggaccggaccagaaccagcctccagCCTAGAGAACTCTGGACtggaccagaaccagcctcaagaccagagaactctggaccggaccagaaccagcctcTAGCCTAGAGAACTCtggaccggaccagaaccagcctcaagccTAGAGAACTCTGGACtggaccagaaccagcctccagcctagagaactctggaccggaccagaaccagcctccagACCAAAGAACTCtggaccggaccagaaccagcctccGGACCAGAGAACTCTGGATcggaccagaaccagcctccggaccagagaactctggaccggaccagaaccagcctccagaccagagaactctggaccgggccagaaccagcctccagaccagagaactctggaccggaccagaaccagcctccagcctagagaactctggaccggaccagaaccagcctccagaccagagaactctggaccggaccagaaccagcctccagCCTAGAAAACTGCTTCCTAGTGCTCCAGCAGTCACAACAGCTTACAAACCAATCGAtcactccttccctccttccctccttccctccttccctccttccagGCTGCAGACACCCTGAAGGAGCGCGAGAGTGAGGCccggacacacacacctgtatatGTCAGTGCGCGCGACGCCGCCCAGTAATCAACGCTCCTGAAGCTGGAACAGTGCCatgcagagacagggagggagagcCAACTCACCACACCCATGAGGACTTTCACCAAATACACAACCACTTTATTTAGACTGTGTTCACATAGAAACACTTTATTATCCTATACAAATACTCTATTCTTCTATATAACCACTTAATTCTTGTATAGATCCTTCATTCTCTAATATAACGACTTTATTTAACTTGtttcttgtttcctcttaaaTGTTCAGTCAGTACATTTAGTCTTTGTAGGTCAGTGTACTCACCGCTGATGGACACAGATTCTGCTGTTCAGTTGAGAAAAACTCCAAGACTTTGCTTGAATTTGTCTTtagagagaaacagggagacTTTTCTCGACCGCAGCTCTGCTCACACTCAGACTAAGTTTCAATCTCATTTCAGGAAAAGTGGCATTCCAGTCCCTCCTCCAGTGACGTCTTCAGGCCTCGTGGGAGCACACCTTGACGTGGCTTTGATCTAAGAAGagtcttataataataataataataataataataactgat carries:
- the LOC117814688 gene encoding E3 ubiquitin-protein ligase TRIM21-like → MSAASCLLTEDQFLCSICLDVFTDPVSTPCGHNFCKSCIINHWDVKVPHDCPNCKEVFYKRPELKVNTFISEMAAQFRQKAQQEASSSSSEQQVSKLGEVPCDACTGTKLKALKSCLVCLVSYCETHLEPHLTASRLKRHQLIDPVENLEGRMCEKHDKLLELFCKNDQMCVCALCSVTDHKTHDVVPLREGYEGKKAELGKTEAEIQQMIQKRRLKLEEFKQSVELSKKNADREMAEGVQVFSALMETVERRLNNLTDTIKEKQRETEEQAEGFIKELQQEISELEKRSSEVKKLSRSEDHLHLLQNITALNAAPPTKNWTGVRVHPPSYEGTVVRAVKQLEETLREQMKKLIYEAELKRVQQYEVDLTLDPDTAHPKLILSDDGKQVHDSDVRKILPDNPERFDRCAMVFSKQSFSSGRFYFEVQVKGKTWWALGVARESINRKGPITLSPQNGFWTICLRDKNVYKALAHPPVCLSLQSDPEKVGVFVDYEEGLVSFYDVDAAALIYSFTGCSFTEKLYPFFSPCLNDGGKNSAPLIISPVN